The Verrucomicrobium spinosum DSM 4136 = JCM 18804 genome includes a region encoding these proteins:
- a CDS encoding tetratricopeptide repeat protein translates to MKSPFLLTLCAALATTLVALPSCSKKQAPPTVGNEEATTTPPAYKALADVPEADRTALDAFAKKLEQDLKDGNAAGVKAAFNLKGIISKILSGVQTSGPDMDKFRLGLNQGLRQNLDHLVKTWAEQQVTYKHLVIHEGMPKPRFRFSSDTMGTILLDFTVEKDSEGKLGIVDFYNQVLGSGMVEQSRQAALPALAEMDKSFMKRLFDKPNTKLEDIEKFGKLSDKFRQQDHKGVVEVYNSMPTEMKSNITANAMYLGALQAAGDMEGYKKALQASANQYTSANFQFKLVDLYYMEKNYDKAIECLDGFMAALEQDAELLSWKGQLQVAKGEPALAATTIREALALEPKNTEVHAQGLDVFLAAKDFEAAATSMKFLESTGKYNFKDSLKDPLWAEFLQSPASLPWR, encoded by the coding sequence ATGAAATCCCCTTTCCTTCTCACACTCTGTGCCGCTCTAGCAACCACTCTGGTGGCCCTGCCATCTTGTTCCAAAAAACAGGCACCGCCAACCGTTGGCAACGAAGAGGCCACAACGACGCCCCCGGCTTACAAAGCCTTGGCTGACGTCCCAGAGGCAGATCGCACGGCCCTCGACGCCTTCGCAAAAAAGCTGGAGCAGGATCTGAAGGATGGGAACGCCGCCGGAGTCAAGGCAGCTTTCAATCTGAAAGGCATCATCTCCAAGATCCTCTCCGGAGTGCAGACCTCCGGTCCGGACATGGACAAGTTCCGCCTCGGCCTGAACCAGGGCTTGAGGCAGAATCTGGACCACCTCGTCAAGACGTGGGCGGAGCAGCAGGTGACTTACAAGCACCTTGTCATCCATGAAGGCATGCCCAAACCCAGGTTCCGTTTTTCCTCAGACACCATGGGCACCATCCTCCTCGACTTCACCGTTGAAAAGGACTCCGAGGGCAAGTTGGGCATCGTGGATTTCTACAACCAGGTGCTGGGCTCCGGCATGGTAGAGCAGAGCCGGCAGGCCGCACTTCCCGCTTTGGCGGAAATGGACAAGTCCTTCATGAAACGACTCTTCGACAAACCCAACACCAAATTGGAGGACATCGAGAAGTTCGGCAAACTCTCAGACAAGTTCCGCCAACAGGATCACAAGGGCGTCGTTGAGGTGTACAACTCGATGCCAACGGAGATGAAAAGCAACATCACGGCAAATGCCATGTACCTGGGTGCGCTGCAGGCCGCGGGGGATATGGAGGGCTACAAGAAGGCTCTACAGGCCTCTGCAAACCAATACACCTCTGCCAACTTCCAGTTCAAGCTGGTGGATCTTTACTACATGGAGAAAAACTATGACAAGGCCATCGAGTGCCTGGATGGATTCATGGCAGCGTTGGAACAAGACGCGGAACTCCTCTCGTGGAAGGGTCAACTTCAGGTGGCCAAAGGCGAACCCGCCCTTGCAGCCACCACGATCCGCGAAGCCCTGGCCCTGGAGCCGAAGAACACCGAGGTCCATGCCCAGGGGTTGGATGTCTTCCTGGCCGCCAAGGACTTTGAGGCAGCGGCCACCAGCATGAAGTTCCTGGAAAGCACAGGGAAGTATAACTTCAAGGACTCCCTGAAGGATCCGCTCTGGGCGGAGTTCCTCCAGTCCCCTGCCTCCCTGCCCTGGCGCTGA
- a CDS encoding YcbK family protein has product MNPSSPTDPVPAGPKILYHDEWVPNRTRRRMAAALAGTTAGALLGAAGYPWIAGKRQQELVTLLDRAWNGTPKSPRELVQRIREEAGDRESTHRPMVLDATGVAYQTFLEELQLLHIRPKDLLAAHFRTRQGVNNELPGRHLWKNMVATLRMADRLQDELGVRLVTIASAYRSPAYNATCPGAAPQSFHLHNLALDLVYDCPPAKVAEAAHALRNRGFFRGGIGKYPSFTHIDTRGKNADWG; this is encoded by the coding sequence ATGAATCCGTCCTCTCCCACGGATCCCGTTCCTGCCGGACCGAAGATCCTCTATCACGATGAGTGGGTGCCCAACCGGACCCGTCGGCGCATGGCAGCCGCGCTGGCTGGCACCACGGCGGGAGCATTGCTGGGAGCAGCAGGCTACCCGTGGATCGCTGGCAAACGGCAACAGGAGCTGGTCACCCTCTTGGACCGGGCCTGGAACGGCACCCCGAAGTCCCCCCGAGAACTGGTCCAGCGCATCAGAGAAGAGGCCGGTGACCGTGAGAGCACCCATCGCCCCATGGTTCTGGACGCCACCGGCGTGGCGTACCAGACGTTTCTAGAAGAGCTCCAACTCCTGCACATCCGGCCCAAGGATCTGCTGGCCGCCCACTTCCGCACCCGCCAAGGGGTAAACAACGAACTGCCCGGCCGCCATCTCTGGAAAAACATGGTGGCCACCCTGCGGATGGCGGATCGTCTTCAGGACGAACTGGGCGTCCGGTTGGTGACCATTGCCAGTGCCTACCGCAGTCCCGCCTACAACGCCACCTGCCCCGGTGCCGCTCCGCAGTCCTTCCACCTCCATAACCTCGCACTGGACTTGGTGTACGACTGCCCTCCTGCCAAGGTGGCCGAGGCCGCCCACGCCCTGCGAAACCGCGGCTTTTTCCGCGGTGGCATTGGGAAGTATCCCAGTTTCACCCACATCGACACGCGCGGAAAAAATGCGGACTGGGGCTGA
- a CDS encoding GreA/GreB family elongation factor codes for MKSSSHFAISQSDLHTLRTFLDHDDAFNPLDARERSLLIERLQDAKVFEDESDDEPSVAGLQTLVRVEDLSTSPPDQFDFTLVLPHEANFEDDQISILSPLGAAVFGRSAGTQVVMDSPTGTRRLLVLAVFRKAAIH; via the coding sequence ATGAAATCTTCCTCTCATTTCGCCATCTCCCAGTCTGACCTGCATACCCTCCGCACCTTCTTGGACCATGACGACGCCTTTAACCCGCTCGATGCGCGAGAGCGCAGTCTGCTCATAGAGCGGCTTCAGGATGCCAAGGTCTTTGAAGATGAATCCGACGACGAGCCTTCTGTGGCCGGACTACAAACACTCGTGCGAGTGGAGGACCTCTCCACCTCACCTCCAGACCAGTTCGACTTCACCCTCGTGCTTCCCCATGAGGCAAACTTCGAAGACGACCAGATCTCCATCCTCTCCCCGTTGGGGGCGGCGGTCTTCGGCCGGTCGGCCGGTACCCAGGTGGTGATGGACTCACCGACCGGAACCAGAAGGTTGCTAGTGCTTGCAGTTTTTAGAAAGGCGGCGATCCATTGA
- the pafA gene encoding alkaline phosphatase PafA: MRFSSPPLALFCSVLTLSIVWLPSGATAQEGAKEPGKTSLGGAGPERPKLVVGIAVDQMRWDFLYKYQERYGEGGFKRLVGEGFTCENGMIGHLPSYTAVGHATVFTGSVPAIHGITGNDWTDQFTGKSVYCTDDDTVQTVGGTTDDGKMSPRNMLTSTVTDELRIATNYRSKVVGVSLKDRASILPAGHTATAAYWLEDLTGNFITSTYYMNDLPEWVKQFNDAKVGEQLLSGEWNLLRPAEEYVQSTRDDVPWEGKFDKEAAPVFPHRVSLSYKLKKDTIRTTPFGNTLSLRFARAAVEGYNLGGGPETDFLTINCASTDYVGHKFGPNSMEVEDTYLRLDQDLAEFFNFLDGRVGKGNYLVFLTADHGVAHTVGYMKENRLPSEGWNPKGLVRELNDYLNGRFGVEKLVAGEANYLVNFDLPRIEEKNLDFDAIRSAAVRWIRKYPGVLFAVDMEDMDGAPVPEPLRTMMINGFNAKRCGSIHVVPNPGWVPGAGKQGTTHGSWYPYDTHIPVVFMGWGIRHGSSHEVVYQHDIAPTVAALLHIQMPNGCVGRPIKAVLNKQP; encoded by the coding sequence ATGAGATTCTCCAGCCCGCCCCTGGCACTATTCTGTTCCGTCCTCACCCTGTCCATAGTCTGGCTTCCATCCGGTGCGACCGCGCAAGAGGGAGCCAAGGAGCCTGGTAAGACGTCCCTTGGGGGCGCGGGTCCTGAGCGGCCCAAGCTGGTGGTCGGCATCGCGGTGGACCAGATGCGCTGGGACTTCCTGTACAAGTATCAGGAACGCTATGGCGAGGGTGGCTTTAAACGACTGGTTGGTGAGGGGTTCACATGTGAGAATGGGATGATCGGTCATCTGCCTTCTTACACTGCGGTCGGCCATGCCACGGTGTTTACCGGTTCTGTTCCGGCGATCCACGGGATTACAGGAAACGACTGGACCGACCAGTTCACCGGAAAGAGTGTTTATTGCACGGATGACGACACGGTGCAAACGGTGGGTGGCACCACTGATGACGGCAAAATGTCTCCTCGCAACATGCTCACGTCAACGGTGACGGATGAACTGCGGATTGCGACGAATTACCGCTCGAAGGTGGTGGGGGTGTCGCTGAAGGATCGTGCCTCCATCCTTCCCGCCGGGCACACTGCCACGGCTGCGTACTGGCTGGAGGATTTGACGGGCAACTTCATCACCAGCACCTATTACATGAACGACCTGCCGGAGTGGGTCAAGCAGTTCAATGACGCCAAGGTGGGAGAGCAGCTTCTGTCCGGTGAGTGGAATCTCCTCCGCCCGGCGGAGGAGTATGTGCAGAGCACCCGTGACGATGTGCCTTGGGAGGGCAAGTTTGACAAAGAGGCGGCTCCAGTCTTCCCCCACCGTGTTTCTTTATCTTACAAGCTGAAGAAGGACACCATTCGTACCACCCCGTTTGGCAACACGCTGAGTCTGCGCTTCGCCAGGGCGGCGGTGGAAGGCTACAACCTCGGTGGAGGACCGGAGACGGACTTTCTCACCATCAACTGTGCCTCTACCGACTATGTCGGCCACAAGTTCGGCCCGAACTCCATGGAGGTGGAAGACACCTACCTGCGGCTCGACCAGGACCTGGCGGAGTTCTTCAACTTTCTGGACGGTCGTGTGGGTAAGGGAAACTACCTGGTCTTCCTCACTGCGGACCACGGGGTGGCCCACACGGTGGGTTATATGAAAGAAAACCGCCTCCCTTCAGAGGGGTGGAACCCGAAGGGCCTGGTGCGTGAGCTCAATGACTACTTGAACGGACGGTTCGGCGTGGAGAAGCTGGTGGCAGGTGAGGCAAACTATCTGGTGAACTTCGACCTGCCCAGGATCGAGGAGAAGAACCTGGACTTCGACGCGATCAGAAGTGCCGCGGTGCGCTGGATTCGGAAGTATCCGGGCGTGCTTTTCGCTGTGGATATGGAGGACATGGACGGCGCTCCAGTGCCTGAGCCCCTGCGGACGATGATGATAAACGGCTTCAATGCCAAGCGCTGCGGCAGCATCCATGTGGTGCCCAATCCTGGCTGGGTCCCCGGTGCTGGCAAACAGGGCACCACCCACGGCTCCTGGTATCCCTACGACACCCACATCCCGGTGGTGTTCATGGGCTGGGGCATCCGCCACGGCAGCAGCCACGAGGTCGTCTATCAGCACGACATCGCGCCCACCGTGGCGGCGCTGTTGCACATTCAAATGCCCAACGGTTGCGTGGGGCGGCCCATCAAGGCGGTGCTCAACAAGCAGCCTTGA